The following DNA comes from Moritella sp. 24.
AGATGCTTTACCTTCTTGCGTTAAGGTTTTTATATCACGCCATACTTCATAATCAATACCGCGTACTTGATAGTCACGATTCGCGTAGCGACTATAAGTTTGTGGTGTTGGCACTGCATCAGCAATATCCTCAAGCTGAGGAATATTCTCTGGTGCGTGATCATCACTGTACTCATAACGAGAAGAAGAACATGCGGCCAATAGGCCGCAGATACAAAGTAGGGTTAAACGTTGTTTATTGCGCATGTTTAGCTTGTTTAATCTTTTCACTTAGTTGGAATACTGCCATTGCATACAATGGGCTGTGGTTATAACGCGTGATGGTGTAGAAGTTATCTAGGTAAACCCAGTATTCATCACTATCAAGCTGTTGCAGTTTGAGTAGTTTTGCAGGGCTTGAGTCTTCTATCGTGATACTTGGTACGCGATCATCTGATTCTTTTAATTCGACACCCGCAGCTGTTAGATCTGCCCATGTGTGTTTGATTTTTAATGATGAACTCAGTAATGCTGCCACTTTTTCGCTGTCTGCTTTGACTGGATAAGCGACGGATGCATCAGTCGTCCATTTATGCTTGCTAAAGTAATTGGCGATACTACCAATAGCATCAACAGGATCATTGATCATATCAACTTTACCATCACCAGAAAAATCAACACCGTAATGGGTATAACTTGATGAAATAAATTGACCTAAGCCCATTGCTCCAGCATATGAACCTTGTGTTTCAGTTAGTTTCCAACCCTGTTGTTCGCTTAATTTAATGTATTGCGCAAACTCTTGGCGGAAAAATTTACCACGGGATGGATAATTAAAACCGAGCGTATAGAGTGAATCTAATACTGAGATGTTGCCTTTGTATTTACCATAGAAGGTTTCAACGCCCATAATTGCCACGATAACTTGTGCTGGGACACCGTATTCAGCTTCGGCTTTAGCAAACGTATCTTCGTATTGTTTCCAGTACTCGACGCCTTTGTTAATACGACTTTCAGTAATAAAGATCGGTGCGTATTTATACCAAGGTTTCTTTTCCCATGGTGTTTGAATTTTGGTTAATACGTTTTCATCAAATTTTGCTTGGCCGATGGCATCGGTAAGCTTTTCTTCTGATACGTCATATTTTGTACTTAGCTCTTCAACCCAAGTCTTGTGCTCACTGCTTAACTCAGCACTATTAGCTTGAAACGCTGCTAAACCTAGCAGAAATAATACTTTTTTACCTAGCATCTGAATTCCTCAACTTAAGCGACGGTGTGTTCTTACAGACATTAGAATGCCAAAACCAGCCATCAATGTCACCATCGAAGTGCCACCATAGCTAATTAAAGGCAGTGGTACGCCCACTACAGGTAACAATCCGCTTACCATTCCGATATTTACGAACAAATAAATGAAGAATGTCATGGTGATACTGCCAGCAATAAGGCGTTCAAACACGCGCTGGCCTTGCATCGCAATAATTAAGCCGCGGCAGATTACAAATAAATAAAGTGACAGCAGTAAGATCACGCCGAATAAACCGAATTCCTCACTGAATACCGCAAAAATAAAATCGGTGTGACGCTCTGGTAAAAAGTCTAATTGTGACTGGGTGCCTGATAACCAACCTTTGCCCCAGAACCCGCCTGAGCCGATCGCAATTTTAGATTGAATAATATGGTAACCAGAACCCAATGGATCAGTCTCTGGGTTGAGGAAGGTTAACACCCGTTGTTTTTGATAAGGGTGCATTAAGAAAAACCAAAGAATAGGTGCAAAGCCTGAAACCAGTCCAAATGCAATCATCACTAACCGCCATGACATACCCGCTAAGAAAATAACGAAGATACCTGAGATAGAGACCAGTAACGAAGTACCTAGGTCGGGCTGTTTAGCAATCAATAGTGTCGGAACCAAAACCATGATTAATGCGGTGATAATGGTTCTAAAGCTGGGTGGAATAGGTTGGTTACTCATGTAACGAGCTACTGCTAATGGCATGACAACCTTCATTATCTCGGAAGGCTGAAACTTGGTAAAGCCAAGATCAATCCAGCGCTGCGCACCTTTACCAACGTGACCAAATAACAATACTGCGATTAATAAAATAGTACCAATGACAAAAATGGGGAAAGCCCATCGTCGATAAGTCGAGGGTGAAATTTGTGCTAGTGCAAACATGACTCCGAGCGCGAGTAGCATTCGAATAACTTGTCTTTCCATAAGCGCTATATCTGCACCACCTGCGCTATAAAGTACCACGAGACTTACGCCCATGAGACTTAATAAGCCAAATAGTAACGGAAAATCGATGTGTAATTTATACCAAATACTTTGATTATGACGACGATCTGGCATTAATTTTCCTTTTTATTGTCAAAGTAGACATCAAATAAACGACGTGCTGATGGCGCGGCTTGTGAACTACCACCACCGGCATTTTCAAGAATGATAGTTGCTGATATCTCCGGTTCTTCAAACGGTGCATAAGCAACAAACATGGCATTATCACGTAATCGTTCTCGGATCTTACTGGCGTCGTATTTTTCTTCACCGAGTTGGTATAACTGTGCTGTCCCCGATTTACCTGCCGCTGTGTAGTTTGCTTTAGCAAACGCTCGACGTGCGGTACCGTTACTTTTACTTACCACACCATGCATGCCATCTTTAGCCACTTGCCAGTTGCTTGGATCTTTCAACTTGATTGGTGGTAATTCCACAACCGGTTTATAAATGTCGCCATTGGTATATTTAATATCTTTGATTAGCTGCGGTACTGGGCGTAAACCTCGACTCGCAACAATACCAGTGGCTTTGGCAAGTTGGATTGGTGTTGCAGACCAGTACCCTTGACCAATACCAACTGAAATCGTATCACCTTGATACCAAGGTTGATTGTAGCGACCTCGTTTCCAGTCTCGTGAAGGCATAATGGCATTTGTTTCTTCTTTTACGTCAATACCGGTATATTCACCAAAACCAAATTCGGTCATGAAGCTATGAATCTTATCGATACCGACGTTATAAGCGAGGTTATAAAAGAAGGTATCTGATGATTGTTCAATGGCTTTGTAGACATTGATCTTACCGTGTCCCCAGCGTTTCCAATCTCGGAATCGACGTTTGGTATTTGGGATCTGGAACCAACCGCGATCATTAATAATGGTACTTGGTGTTATTGCCCCATCTTCTAATCCTAAGATCGCTAACTGTGGTTTAACCGTTGATGCTGGCGGGTAGCGGCCCTGTGTTGCTCGGTTAATTAACGGGCGATCTTTTGATTGTAAGAGGCGGTTGTAATCTTTGCTGCTAATGCCATGCACGAATAAGTTTGGATCGTAACTCGGGCTTGAAACCATCGCGAGTACTTCACCTGTTTTTGGTGCAAGTAAGACAATCGCACCACGACGACCAGCAAGTTCTTTTTGTGCTTTAAGTTGCAAGCGAATATCGATGTTCAAGTACAGATCATTACCGGGTACTGGTGGTGTTATTTTGAGTGTTCGTATGATCTTGCCACGGTTATTAACTTCGACTTCTTTGAAGCCTGGTTCGCCATGTAACGTGTTTTCGTAATAACGTTCGATACCTTGCTTGCCGATATCATGTGTAGCAGCATAGGCTGTACGTAAACCGCTTTTTTCTAAACGATTAAGATCATTACTGTTGATTCGAGCAACATAACCAAGGGCATGCGTTAGTGCATCACCAAAAGGGTAATAACGTTTTAAACGTGCGTTAACTGAAATACCGGGGTATTTATGTTGCTGTACTGAAAATAGGGCGACTTGTACTTCAGACAGGTTGGTTAATATCGAAACTTGTTTAAAACGACGTTGGCGCTTTAAGCGAGTACGAAAATCATCGATATTATCTTCAGTCAGGTTTAATAAGGTGGTTAATTTGATAATTGTCGCGTCAATATCGGTAATTTTTTCCGGTACCATATCTAAGCTGTAGACGGGTTTATTTTCAGCTAATAAAATACCGTTACGGTCATAGATAAGTCCACGGTTAGGTGGGATAGGAACTAATTTGACTCGATTTTCATTCGAACGGGTTTTGTAAGCTTGATATGAGTCTACTTGTAAGTAATAAAGATTACTTAATAATAAACAGATTATACAGAGGACAAAAATAAATGAGACCAAGATGCGGCGGCTAAATAATGCTGTTTCCGCAGAATGGTCTCGTAAGGTTATACGCTTCCTTGCCACCAATATTACTCTCTATGATAAGGATGGTTTGTTGTAACACTCCAAGCGCGATATAACGCTTCGGCTACCACTACACGTACCATCGGATGTGGTAGTGTTAGTGGTGACAGCGACCAGCGCTGTTCAGATGCCGCGATACATTCTGGTGCAAGTCCTTCTGGGCCGCCGATTAATAGGCTAACGTCTCGACCATCATGTTTCCACTTATCTAGTTCAACGGCTAGTTGTTCAGTAGTCCAAGGCTTACCGGTAACTTCCAGAGTAACGATACGATTACCTTTCGGAATCGCTTGCATCGTCTTTACACCTTCTTGTTCTAAGATCCGCTTGATGTCTGCGTTTTTACCACGCTTACCAGCATTGATCTCAAGTAATTCAAAAGGCATATCTTTAGGGAAGCGACGTGCATATTCTTTATACCCGGTTTCTACCCATGCTGGCATCTTAGTGCCAACTGCAACTAGCTGAATCTTCATTTGACTATGCCCCTGCAGACTGCCAAAGTTGTTCTAGTTGGTATAGATCACGCGTTTGTTGTTGCATGATGTGTACAACAACATCACCCATATCAACTAAAACCCATTCACTATCTTCCGTACCTTCAATGCCCATCACGTATACTTCGTGACGTTTAGCTTCTAGGTAAAGGTGGTTAGAAATTGATTTCACGTGAGTTTTTGACGTGCCAGTACATACGATCATTAAATCTGTTACTGGTGATTTACCTTTAACATCAACAACTTGGATGTCGCGGGCTTTCATGTCTTCAATTTTATCTAGTACAAATGCTTGCAGCTCAGAAATTTGCAAGGGTCCTCCAGAGGAACTTTATCGAGTTAACCGCGAATTATAACAGCGAATAATGTCTAAATATATACCTAGCTTGTTCTTGAGCTAGTATCTACAGTCGTTTACGTATACAAATTGTTTTTCTGTATATAAGACAGCACATTATCGGGTAGTAGATATTGAGGACTTTGCTGATTTTCAATTAACTGACGGATCCGTGTCGCCGATATTTCTAACTGTGTGCTTGGCCACAGCAAAATACGCCCCTGTTTTTGCTGCTGTAGGGCTTCGACATCAGTTGTTTGTACTTGTTCCAATATTTTTTGCACTTCTGGTGCTAATGTTAATTCGTAGTTAGGACGATAACTAACGACGAGATGACAGTAGTTGAGTAACTCTTCCCAACGGTACCAAGTATGTAAGCTATTAAGTGAATCAAGACCAATTAAAAAGCACACGGGTGTGTTTGGGTTTTCAGCTGCAAGCTCAATTAAGGTATCAATCGTATAAGAAGGCGTTGTACGCGTTAACTCACGGGTATCAATACTCAAATCGTCACAATGGGCGACAGCTAATGAAGCCATCGCTAATCGGTGTTCTGAATTCGATCCTGGTGCAGCGCGGTGTGGCGGAATATGATTGGGCATTAATCTTACTTCAGCCAAATTGAGCTGTTGTAATAAGTCTAAGCAAGGGCGTAGATGACCATAATGAATAGGGTCAAATGTACCGCCTAAAATACCAATGGCGCGAGTAGGAATAAAGTCAGTCATAAATAGCCGTTAATTAATTTCGGAATGATGGTAGTTTGGCAATAATGTTGAATCGGCAAAACTAATACAAAGCATTTGTAATGATAACCAAGGGTTAATCGTCGTGCTGGTCTTAATTGCGCTATCGACACTTGAACATAGCACTAACATTTGCTCTATTTTACTTAATGATAAACGGCTTAAGCAGGTGTTAATTATTTGCTGGCGACCTGTCCATAAACGCTGCTTTTTCATTTCATCAATGACAGATAGACCTTGCTGTTGTAGTAGGCTGTAATTATAAAGCTGATTTATTTCTTTATTTAATGCCCAGTTGATGACTATCGGGTCAACCCCTTCACCTTGTAATTGTTGCAGGATCCGCTGGCCTCGATTTACCTTACCTGCAAGTAGCGCGTCAACCAGTTGAAAACTACTAAAGTGCGAGTGCTGAGTAATCGATTGCTGCAATTGCGCAAGGCTTAATGTTTGCCCCGGATGAAGCAGTGATAGCTTATCTATTTCTTGTTTTGCAGCCAGTAAGTTACCTTCAAAACTGCGGCAAAGTAGGGTGATTACATCTGCGGGTGCATCTAAATTGGCACGCTTAAGACGATGACGCATCCAGTTGGCAAAAAAGCGCCCTTCGGGATGACCGACTGGGATGTAAAGTGCGTTTTTGAAGTACTGGGTAAACCACTTCGCGCTTTGCTGTGCTTTGGTCAAATACGGGCCACTAAAAATTAAAATCAGATCTGGATTTAGTAGTTTAAATAAATCATTCAGTTGGCTGATATCTTCTTTAGTCGGTCGCTTATCAAAGATAAGTTCGACGGTTTGACGACTAGAGAACAGTGACATCGATTGGCATGCGTTAAACACGGCAGGCCAATCCATTGTTGGTTCAGCATGAAACTTATGATGTTCATCAAAACCGACTTTTTTCGCGGCGACTTTAATTTGCTCAATCGCTTCCATTTTTAATAATGGTTCTTCACCAAATATTAAATAGCAGGGTTTGAGTTCAGTCTTTAAGTACTGTTCGAGTTGTTCTGGATAAACGCGCATTAGTTAGTTTCAAACTCTGTTTTTGGCTCAATAATCACTTGGCTTAATGTTCGAACAACTTGCTGTGCAGCTGCTTCACGTAACTCTTGTTTTAGCAATTCAGCTTCACGTGAACGGGCTAATGCTTCTTGTGAGTTGTTTAATTGATCGCGTTGTAGGGCAATCGTGAAAAATTGTGGGTCTTGATCTGGTAAGCGTACTTCCATTTTAAGTACATAGCTTAACTCGTACTCAGCGGCGGTCGCATCAGAATATAATGATACGGTACGTGTATCTGTCGTTTCTGACACAATTTTGAGTATTGGAGTATTAAGCGTAGGTGACGTGGTCAAGTTAATCTGGTTGTAGCGCAGTTGCGTTTTAATCAGTCTTGTTAGTTCTGAATATTTTGTAGAAACTAATGTCAACTCGCTTAATTCACTCGGGATAGCTTCACTATTTTTTAAATGAAAGCCGCAGCCGCCAAGCATAGCGGTGAATAAAAAGATGCAAATTAGTCGAGTAAAACCTTGATACTGTGAGGATGCGATCATAATGCCTACAAAATATATAAATTAATTGTAGGTAA
Coding sequences within:
- the mltB gene encoding lytic murein transglycosylase B — protein: MLGKKVLFLLGLAAFQANSAELSSEHKTWVEELSTKYDVSEEKLTDAIGQAKFDENVLTKIQTPWEKKPWYKYAPIFITESRINKGVEYWKQYEDTFAKAEAEYGVPAQVIVAIMGVETFYGKYKGNISVLDSLYTLGFNYPSRGKFFRQEFAQYIKLSEQQGWKLTETQGSYAGAMGLGQFISSSYTHYGVDFSGDGKVDMINDPVDAIGSIANYFSKHKWTTDASVAYPVKADSEKVAALLSSSLKIKHTWADLTAAGVELKESDDRVPSITIEDSSPAKLLKLQQLDSDEYWVYLDNFYTITRYNHSPLYAMAVFQLSEKIKQAKHAQ
- the rodA gene encoding rod shape-determining protein RodA encodes the protein MPDRRHNQSIWYKLHIDFPLLFGLLSLMGVSLVVLYSAGGADIALMERQVIRMLLALGVMFALAQISPSTYRRWAFPIFVIGTILLIAVLLFGHVGKGAQRWIDLGFTKFQPSEIMKVVMPLAVARYMSNQPIPPSFRTIITALIMVLVPTLLIAKQPDLGTSLLVSISGIFVIFLAGMSWRLVMIAFGLVSGFAPILWFFLMHPYQKQRVLTFLNPETDPLGSGYHIIQSKIAIGSGGFWGKGWLSGTQSQLDFLPERHTDFIFAVFSEEFGLFGVILLLSLYLFVICRGLIIAMQGQRVFERLIAGSITMTFFIYLFVNIGMVSGLLPVVGVPLPLISYGGTSMVTLMAGFGILMSVRTHRRLS
- the mrdA gene encoding penicillin-binding protein 2, with the protein product MARKRITLRDHSAETALFSRRILVSFIFVLCIICLLLSNLYYLQVDSYQAYKTRSNENRVKLVPIPPNRGLIYDRNGILLAENKPVYSLDMVPEKITDIDATIIKLTTLLNLTEDNIDDFRTRLKRQRRFKQVSILTNLSEVQVALFSVQQHKYPGISVNARLKRYYPFGDALTHALGYVARINSNDLNRLEKSGLRTAYAATHDIGKQGIERYYENTLHGEPGFKEVEVNNRGKIIRTLKITPPVPGNDLYLNIDIRLQLKAQKELAGRRGAIVLLAPKTGEVLAMVSSPSYDPNLFVHGISSKDYNRLLQSKDRPLINRATQGRYPPASTVKPQLAILGLEDGAITPSTIINDRGWFQIPNTKRRFRDWKRWGHGKINVYKAIEQSSDTFFYNLAYNVGIDKIHSFMTEFGFGEYTGIDVKEETNAIMPSRDWKRGRYNQPWYQGDTISVGIGQGYWSATPIQLAKATGIVASRGLRPVPQLIKDIKYTNGDIYKPVVELPPIKLKDPSNWQVAKDGMHGVVSKSNGTARRAFAKANYTAAGKSGTAQLYQLGEEKYDASKIRERLRDNAMFVAYAPFEEPEISATIILENAGGGSSQAAPSARRLFDVYFDNKKEN
- the rlmH gene encoding 23S rRNA (pseudouridine(1915)-N(3))-methyltransferase RlmH, which codes for MKIQLVAVGTKMPAWVETGYKEYARRFPKDMPFELLEINAGKRGKNADIKRILEQEGVKTMQAIPKGNRIVTLEVTGKPWTTEQLAVELDKWKHDGRDVSLLIGGPEGLAPECIAASEQRWSLSPLTLPHPMVRVVVAEALYRAWSVTTNHPYHRE
- the rsfS gene encoding ribosome silencing factor gives rise to the protein MQISELQAFVLDKIEDMKARDIQVVDVKGKSPVTDLMIVCTGTSKTHVKSISNHLYLEAKRHEVYVMGIEGTEDSEWVLVDMGDVVVHIMQQQTRDLYQLEQLWQSAGA
- the nadD gene encoding nicotinate-nucleotide adenylyltransferase translates to MTDFIPTRAIGILGGTFDPIHYGHLRPCLDLLQQLNLAEVRLMPNHIPPHRAAPGSNSEHRLAMASLAVAHCDDLSIDTRELTRTTPSYTIDTLIELAAENPNTPVCFLIGLDSLNSLHTWYRWEELLNYCHLVVSYRPNYELTLAPEVQKILEQVQTTDVEALQQQKQGRILLWPSTQLEISATRIRQLIENQQSPQYLLPDNVLSYIQKNNLYT
- the holA gene encoding DNA polymerase III subunit delta, which encodes MRVYPEQLEQYLKTELKPCYLIFGEEPLLKMEAIEQIKVAAKKVGFDEHHKFHAEPTMDWPAVFNACQSMSLFSSRQTVELIFDKRPTKEDISQLNDLFKLLNPDLILIFSGPYLTKAQQSAKWFTQYFKNALYIPVGHPEGRFFANWMRHRLKRANLDAPADVITLLCRSFEGNLLAAKQEIDKLSLLHPGQTLSLAQLQQSITQHSHFSSFQLVDALLAGKVNRGQRILQQLQGEGVDPIVINWALNKEINQLYNYSLLQQQGLSVIDEMKKQRLWTGRQQIINTCLSRLSLSKIEQMLVLCSSVDSAIKTSTTINPWLSLQMLCISFADSTLLPNYHHSEIN
- the lptE gene encoding LPS assembly lipoprotein LptE, translated to MIASSQYQGFTRLICIFLFTAMLGGCGFHLKNSEAIPSELSELTLVSTKYSELTRLIKTQLRYNQINLTTSPTLNTPILKIVSETTDTRTVSLYSDATAAEYELSYVLKMEVRLPDQDPQFFTIALQRDQLNNSQEALARSREAELLKQELREAAAQQVVRTLSQVIIEPKTEFETN